In Haladaptatus sp. QDMS2, a single window of DNA contains:
- a CDS encoding class I SAM-dependent methyltransferase has protein sequence MATSRASRHPLANVYDSAYAGVPNWDIGRPQRAFVLLEDAGLVRGPVLDVGCGTGELALYLARQGHDVLGIDLSELAVKQAREKARWRRIAARFLVWDALDLPRLGASGYSFLTVVDSAMFHQLGDAERDRFITGLDSVVKPGGLYCVLGDARDDPESTYGITPEEMRSRFSAIDDWEVVFSYETVLERRWSKNPAYFVGVRRR, from the coding sequence ATGGCGACGTCGCGGGCCTCCCGCCACCCGCTCGCAAACGTCTACGATTCGGCGTATGCAGGGGTGCCAAACTGGGATATCGGACGCCCACAGCGGGCGTTCGTCTTGCTCGAAGACGCCGGCCTCGTGCGTGGTCCGGTGCTCGATGTGGGGTGTGGGACAGGCGAGTTGGCGCTCTACCTCGCTCGGCAGGGCCACGACGTGCTGGGCATCGACCTCTCAGAGCTTGCGGTGAAACAGGCCCGGGAGAAGGCTCGCTGGCGTCGAATTGCCGCCCGTTTTCTCGTCTGGGATGCGCTGGATTTGCCCCGGTTGGGTGCGAGTGGGTACTCCTTCCTAACGGTGGTGGATTCGGCGATGTTCCACCAGCTCGGGGATGCAGAGCGCGACCGGTTTATCACCGGTCTCGACAGCGTCGTCAAACCGGGTGGACTCTACTGCGTGCTGGGCGATGCGAGAGACGACCCAGAATCAACCTACGGTATTACACCGGAAGAAATGCGCTCGCGATTTAGCGCAATCGACGATTGGGAGGTCGTGTTCTCCTACGAGACGGTCCTCGAACGCCGGTGGAGCAAGAATCCCGCCTACTTCGTCGGGGTCAGACGCCGGTGA
- a CDS encoding IucA/IucC family siderophore biosynthesis protein has product MNPHDTTRQNALTPDIWQTVERRLLAKMLAEFTYEEIIEPRKVDARGDRAVYRFSFGEAAYRFEAAPRLMDSLHVYEETVERRIDDEWTAFTDPLRFLRDLGSASDLAGLTEGNLVREYKRTLLADAHIEARKRDETEKNLLELDYAHLEGEMAGHPWITYNKGRLGWGYDAYRAYAPERKQPVILSWLAVRKDRATFVGTETVDHDSLVQNELGSHYDLFCERLDSRGLDPDDFYFVPVHDWQWDHSIVPLFADDIAANDIVPLGEGPDEYLPQQSVRTFVNVDDSEKHHVKVPMRILNTLVWRGLPGERTELAPTVTEYVKDIYERDEFLQEQGLILPGEIAGINYDHGDFTDINGSPYQYHELLGAVWRESIYTFLDDGEEAITLSALMHVDGDGVSSISRLVDQSDLSLDEWLAEFMETILPPLLHFLYRYGTVFSPHGQNTILVVEDGVPTRLAVKDFVDDVNVSDQPLPELDALPDDLHEILRKEPPEGLCQFIFSGLFVCVFRYVADVLEEHEAYPEERFWAHARSAILDYQAAHPELESRFDLFDLLQPEYTKLCLNRNRIFEYGYDDAPGRPHASEHGTVSNPLHDVADVTLNDPTPTTSTDD; this is encoded by the coding sequence ATGAATCCACACGACACGACGCGACAGAACGCACTGACCCCAGACATCTGGCAGACGGTCGAACGCCGACTGCTTGCGAAGATGCTCGCAGAATTCACCTACGAGGAGATCATCGAACCCCGAAAGGTGGACGCGCGCGGCGACCGTGCAGTCTATCGCTTCAGCTTCGGCGAGGCAGCGTATCGCTTCGAGGCGGCTCCACGCTTGATGGACAGTTTGCACGTCTACGAGGAGACAGTCGAGCGCCGTATTGACGACGAATGGACCGCCTTCACCGACCCACTCCGATTCTTGCGCGACCTTGGGTCGGCCAGTGACTTAGCGGGACTCACCGAAGGAAATCTCGTCCGCGAATACAAACGCACGCTGCTCGCCGACGCCCACATCGAGGCGCGAAAGCGTGATGAGACGGAGAAAAACCTGCTCGAACTCGATTACGCACACCTCGAAGGCGAGATGGCGGGCCACCCGTGGATTACCTACAACAAGGGTCGCCTCGGGTGGGGTTACGACGCGTACCGGGCGTACGCTCCAGAGCGCAAACAGCCTGTAATCCTCTCGTGGCTCGCCGTTCGAAAAGACCGCGCGACGTTCGTCGGAACTGAAACCGTCGACCACGACTCTCTCGTTCAGAACGAACTCGGAAGCCATTACGACCTGTTCTGCGAACGCCTCGATTCCCGTGGTCTCGACCCGGATGACTTCTACTTCGTCCCCGTCCACGATTGGCAGTGGGACCACAGCATCGTCCCGCTGTTCGCAGACGACATCGCTGCGAACGATATCGTTCCACTCGGTGAGGGGCCGGATGAATACCTGCCCCAGCAGTCGGTTCGAACGTTCGTCAACGTAGACGACAGCGAGAAACACCACGTGAAGGTTCCGATGCGCATCCTCAACACGCTCGTCTGGCGGGGACTTCCGGGCGAGCGGACGGAACTCGCGCCGACGGTAACCGAGTACGTGAAAGACATCTACGAACGCGACGAGTTCTTACAGGAGCAGGGATTGATTCTTCCGGGTGAGATAGCCGGCATCAACTACGACCACGGGGACTTCACCGACATCAACGGGTCGCCCTACCAGTACCACGAACTGCTCGGGGCCGTCTGGCGCGAGTCGATTTACACGTTCCTCGACGACGGCGAGGAGGCTATCACGCTCTCTGCGCTGATGCACGTCGACGGCGACGGGGTGTCCTCCATCTCACGGTTGGTAGACCAGTCCGACCTCTCGCTCGACGAGTGGTTGGCGGAATTCATGGAGACGATTCTGCCACCGTTGCTTCACTTCCTCTACCGCTACGGGACGGTCTTCTCCCCGCACGGCCAGAACACGATTCTCGTCGTCGAGGACGGCGTCCCCACCCGACTTGCCGTCAAGGATTTCGTGGACGACGTGAACGTGAGCGACCAGCCACTGCCCGAACTCGACGCCCTGCCCGATGACCTCCACGAGATTCTCCGAAAAGAGCCGCCGGAGGGACTGTGCCAGTTCATCTTCTCGGGACTGTTCGTCTGCGTCTTCCGGTACGTCGCAGACGTTCTCGAAGAACACGAGGCCTATCCCGAGGAACGCTTTTGGGCACACGCCCGAAGCGCGATTCTCGACTATCAGGCTGCACACCCCGAACTCGAATCTCGTTTCGACCTGTTCGACCTCCTGCAACCGGAATACACGAAGCTCTGTCTCAATCGCAATCGCATCTTCGAGTACGGCTACGACGACGCGCCGGGACGGCCCCACGCCTCGGAACACGGAACGGTCAGCAACCCGCTCCACGACGTCGCGGACGTGACGCTCAACGACCCCACACCCACCACGTCCACAGACGACTGA
- a CDS encoding aspartate aminotransferase family protein: MSADDLFLGTGAGAETYRKAMRRATEAVIECVGDDQKPYSGQSPDELAELFAGPVIPETGSGLEAAIDIVAESVLEHSVDPSNPRCAAHLQCPPLISGLAAEVMVAATNQSLDSFDQAPAATVLEQRVVDALSGEFDLPASADGVFTSGGTQSNFQALLLARDRYCSRTFGQTVQATGLPAEADSLRILCSDGAHFTAKQAAHHLGLGEDAVVTVATDENRRIDLAALDAVLADLETSDAEPFALVGTAGTTDFGSIDPLSALADRATVHDLWFHVDAAYGGALAFSDDYASLLAGIERADSVAVDFHKLFYQPISCGALLLRDGGEFEWMARNAAYLNPEAHDAAGVPNLVAKSVQTTRRFDALKPYLTFRALGRSGIAKLVEDTLALADEAASLIERAPDFELICDPTLNAVVFRYQPDAGMSDDMVSRLNAAVRERLLADGRAIAARTEVDGVTSLKFTLLNPTATTADVAGMLDAIRECGQRVAAEQGALA, encoded by the coding sequence ATGAGCGCAGACGACCTGTTCCTCGGGACCGGGGCAGGCGCGGAAACCTACCGGAAGGCGATGCGGCGCGCGACGGAAGCCGTCATCGAGTGTGTGGGCGACGACCAGAAGCCGTACTCGGGACAATCGCCGGACGAACTCGCAGAACTGTTCGCAGGCCCGGTCATCCCCGAAACAGGAAGTGGGCTCGAAGCGGCCATCGACATCGTTGCCGAGTCGGTTCTTGAACACTCGGTTGACCCGTCTAATCCCCGATGCGCTGCCCACTTGCAGTGTCCACCGCTGATCTCGGGACTCGCCGCCGAAGTCATGGTTGCTGCGACGAACCAGTCGCTCGATTCGTTCGACCAGGCTCCGGCTGCGACGGTGCTCGAACAGCGCGTGGTCGACGCACTCAGTGGCGAATTCGACTTACCCGCCAGCGCGGATGGGGTGTTCACGAGCGGTGGAACCCAGTCGAACTTCCAGGCGCTGCTGCTCGCCCGCGACCGCTATTGCAGTCGAACCTTCGGCCAGACCGTGCAGGCAACGGGACTTCCCGCAGAAGCCGATTCGCTCCGCATCCTGTGCTCGGATGGGGCCCATTTCACCGCCAAACAGGCAGCCCACCACCTCGGCCTCGGGGAGGACGCCGTCGTGACTGTCGCGACTGACGAGAACCGTCGCATCGACCTAGCTGCCCTCGATGCCGTGCTCGCGGATCTGGAGACGAGCGACGCCGAACCGTTCGCGCTCGTCGGCACGGCGGGAACCACCGATTTCGGCAGCATCGACCCGCTCTCAGCCCTCGCAGACCGGGCGACTGTCCACGACCTGTGGTTCCACGTGGACGCTGCCTACGGCGGGGCGCTCGCGTTCTCTGACGACTACGCATCGCTGCTCGCCGGAATCGAACGTGCGGACTCTGTGGCGGTCGATTTCCACAAGTTGTTCTACCAGCCAATCAGCTGCGGCGCGCTGTTGCTCCGCGACGGCGGGGAGTTCGAGTGGATGGCGCGAAACGCCGCCTACCTCAATCCAGAAGCACACGACGCGGCGGGCGTCCCCAATCTCGTCGCGAAATCGGTGCAGACGACCCGCCGATTCGACGCGCTCAAACCGTACCTCACGTTCCGTGCCCTCGGCCGGTCGGGCATCGCCAAACTGGTCGAAGACACGCTCGCGCTGGCCGACGAAGCGGCGTCGCTCATCGAGAGAGCACCGGATTTCGAACTGATCTGTGACCCGACGCTCAACGCCGTCGTCTTTCGCTACCAACCCGATGCGGGCATGTCGGACGACATGGTGAGTCGGCTGAACGCTGCCGTGCGGGAGCGTTTGCTCGCGGACGGTCGAGCCATCGCCGCCCGCACTGAAGTCGATGGCGTCACCAGCCTGAAATTCACGCTGTTGAACCCGACGGCCACGACGGCGGATGTCGCCGGAATGCTCGACGCCATCCGCGAGTGTGGACAGCGCGTCGCCGCAGAACAGGGGGCGCTCGCATGA
- a CDS encoding DUF4386 family protein: MATEVSEISPATEGEPIRYSLQRAGGIAALVDAATFVVGFALFFTLIAASNYGSLTDPSASVEFLVANQLTMYVWNLTIYIVFGIALVVLALALYARLRDGAPALSQVATAFGLIWAGLVIASGMVANVGIGAVVELAGQNAAQAETTWLALQAVENGLGGGNEIAGGVWVLLVSLAALRAGELSQGLNYLGALIGVSGLLTVVPGLEVLGAVFGLGLIVWFVWVGVVMLRAQEPTLRVRPTGM; encoded by the coding sequence GTGGCAACAGAAGTCAGCGAAATCTCACCGGCGACAGAAGGGGAACCGATTCGATACAGTTTGCAGCGCGCGGGCGGCATCGCCGCGTTAGTCGACGCGGCAACGTTCGTGGTGGGGTTTGCCCTCTTCTTCACGCTCATCGCCGCATCGAACTACGGGTCACTGACCGACCCGAGCGCGTCCGTCGAGTTTCTGGTCGCGAACCAACTCACGATGTACGTCTGGAACCTGACTATCTACATCGTGTTCGGAATTGCACTGGTCGTCCTGGCGCTCGCGCTGTACGCTCGGCTGAGAGACGGTGCACCCGCGCTTTCTCAGGTTGCGACCGCCTTCGGACTCATCTGGGCCGGGCTGGTCATTGCGAGCGGGATGGTCGCGAACGTCGGCATCGGCGCTGTCGTCGAACTCGCCGGGCAGAACGCGGCCCAGGCTGAAACGACGTGGCTCGCCCTGCAAGCCGTGGAGAACGGTCTCGGGGGAGGCAACGAAATTGCCGGCGGCGTCTGGGTGCTGTTGGTCAGTCTGGCCGCACTCCGAGCGGGCGAACTTTCCCAGGGGCTCAACTACCTCGGCGCACTCATCGGCGTCTCGGGTCTACTGACGGTCGTTCCGGGACTCGAAGTCCTCGGCGCGGTGTTCGGCCTCGGCCTCATCGTCTGGTTCGTCTGGGTGGGCGTGGTCATGCTGCGGGCCCAGGAGCCGACCCTGCGCGTTCGACCGACTGGGATGTGA
- a CDS encoding lysine N(6)-hydroxylase/L-ornithine N(5)-oxygenase family protein, translated as MTDQQVHDVVGVGLGPFNLGLAALLDGASADVDAVFLEREPEFNWHEGMLLEGTTLEVPFLADLVTLADPTNPHSYLNYLRETGRIYEFYFYETFQTPRREYNDYLRWVVDSLASCRFDREVTTVEWDEKCECFEVVACHPATGERFVYRSRHLALGIGSGPQIPDHLQGHPETDVFHTARYRHNRERVLQADSVTVVGSGQSAAEVFQDLLERQVANDYRLDWLTRSAGFFPMEYSKLGLQHFSPEYEQYVYDLPQATKDELIPNQDLLYKGIDPGTSAEIYDLLYRRSIGGDRPDVGLFAMTAVCDIEPVGDAYALDCRQWQADETFVHESDVVVLGTGYERQVPDFLAPLADAIAWDEQGRYEVTPDHRLDIDVPGEVFLQNASVHTHGVGVPDLGLGCYHNTKFVNRLVGEQVYPEDTNTVFQDFSLEQFCEHAPGASRTGGREPIPTHTQNDDS; from the coding sequence GTGACAGACCAGCAGGTTCACGACGTGGTCGGGGTCGGCCTTGGCCCGTTCAACCTCGGTCTCGCCGCCCTGCTCGACGGGGCTTCCGCCGACGTGGACGCGGTGTTCCTGGAACGCGAACCCGAGTTCAACTGGCACGAGGGGATGCTCCTCGAAGGGACGACCCTCGAAGTGCCCTTCCTCGCCGACCTCGTGACGCTCGCAGACCCCACGAATCCACACAGCTACCTCAACTACCTGCGGGAGACGGGTCGAATTTACGAGTTTTACTTCTACGAGACGTTCCAGACGCCTCGTCGAGAGTACAACGACTACCTCCGGTGGGTCGTCGACTCGCTCGCTTCCTGTCGGTTCGACCGCGAAGTGACCACCGTCGAGTGGGACGAGAAATGCGAGTGCTTCGAAGTTGTGGCATGCCACCCGGCCACTGGCGAGCGGTTCGTCTATCGAAGCAGGCATCTCGCACTCGGTATCGGGAGCGGTCCGCAGATTCCGGACCACCTGCAGGGGCACCCCGAGACGGACGTGTTCCACACGGCGCGGTATCGCCACAACCGCGAGCGCGTGCTCCAGGCGGACTCCGTCACCGTCGTCGGGTCGGGACAGAGCGCAGCCGAGGTGTTTCAAGACCTCCTCGAACGGCAGGTGGCGAACGACTACCGACTCGATTGGCTCACCCGTTCGGCCGGTTTCTTCCCGATGGAGTACTCGAAACTCGGCCTCCAGCACTTCTCGCCCGAGTACGAACAGTACGTCTACGACCTGCCACAGGCGACCAAAGACGAACTCATTCCGAATCAGGACCTGCTCTACAAGGGCATCGACCCGGGAACGAGCGCCGAAATCTACGACCTGCTCTATCGGCGCTCCATCGGCGGCGACCGGCCCGACGTCGGCCTCTTCGCGATGACGGCGGTCTGCGACATCGAACCCGTGGGCGACGCCTACGCGCTCGACTGTCGCCAGTGGCAGGCCGACGAGACGTTCGTCCACGAAAGCGACGTGGTCGTCCTCGGGACAGGGTACGAACGGCAGGTTCCCGACTTCCTCGCCCCGCTCGCCGACGCCATCGCGTGGGACGAACAGGGGCGCTACGAGGTGACCCCAGACCACCGCCTCGACATCGACGTTCCCGGCGAGGTGTTCCTCCAGAACGCAAGCGTTCACACCCACGGTGTCGGCGTGCCGGACCTCGGTCTCGGCTGCTATCACAACACGAAGTTCGTCAACCGACTCGTTGGCGAGCAGGTGTATCCCGAGGATACGAACACTGTCTTCCAGGATTTCTCGCTCGAACAGTTTTGCGAACACGCACCGGGCGCGTCCCGTACCGGCGGACGTGAACCAATTCCAACACACACCCAGAACGACGACTCATGA
- a CDS encoding IucA/IucC family siderophore biosynthesis protein, with protein MSLESPPRQGSAIDPETRADEATVHAFLNCYLRETGGYDVLTRPVAGVEPGKAGLVRKRLSAQGIDLLAPLAHRSPTERHLFETPVHYRFTDGAVHPADATTLAALVVKDLALSRDGEAVPDELLERVLRSKRNVALFVEARADDEARHTGEHVSFRDAEQSLVFGHHRHPTPKSRQGITARNRESYAPELRGSLRLHYFRADPALVWSDSALDTAAETWVKDSLRDDSSVSESFLEAHVEHDDVLLPVHPWQARYLLDQPHVQRHLGDGLSHLGPVGREFYPTTSVRTLYSPDAPFMVKSSLNVKITNSVRANKRPELERGVALAELLDTAFGDELAREFPKFDIVRDPAFLALDVRDGRETGLETVLRENPFRGEFAAQSTPVVALCQDAISGHSRLGRLVAAIAEREGRPRAAVCEDWFQRYLEVAIRPVLWLYLVQGVGVEAHQQNSVLTLDDAGYPSEFRYRDNQGFYFPESKYSEVASYLPGVGERADTICADAIADERLRYYVILNNTFDVVNAFGCTGFIDEQPLLALLREELERARERYDRASSAFLDPLLDSPTVPCKANLLTTFRGWDELENDLENQSVYTDVKNPLVTDLDP; from the coding sequence ATGAGCCTCGAATCCCCACCCCGTCAGGGGTCTGCTATCGACCCCGAGACGCGAGCAGACGAGGCGACAGTTCACGCTTTTCTCAACTGCTACCTGCGGGAAACCGGCGGCTACGACGTGCTCACCCGTCCCGTTGCCGGCGTCGAACCCGGGAAAGCTGGACTCGTCAGAAAACGGCTGTCAGCACAGGGTATCGACCTGCTCGCGCCACTCGCCCACCGCTCGCCTACCGAGCGTCACCTGTTCGAGACGCCGGTTCACTACCGATTTACTGACGGGGCGGTCCATCCTGCCGATGCGACGACGCTCGCCGCGCTCGTGGTAAAGGACCTCGCGCTTTCGCGTGACGGCGAGGCGGTCCCCGACGAACTGCTCGAACGCGTCCTCAGGAGCAAGCGGAACGTGGCGTTGTTCGTCGAAGCACGGGCTGACGACGAAGCACGGCACACGGGCGAGCACGTCTCGTTTCGCGACGCAGAGCAGTCGCTCGTGTTCGGACACCATCGCCACCCGACGCCGAAGAGTCGGCAGGGAATCACCGCGAGAAATCGTGAGTCGTACGCGCCGGAACTTCGGGGGTCGCTCAGACTCCACTACTTCCGGGCGGACCCCGCGCTCGTCTGGTCGGATTCCGCACTCGACACGGCTGCAGAGACGTGGGTAAAAGACTCGCTTCGTGACGATTCATCGGTTTCCGAATCATTCCTCGAAGCACACGTCGAGCATGACGACGTGCTCCTGCCCGTCCATCCGTGGCAGGCGCGCTACCTCCTCGACCAGCCACACGTCCAGCGACATCTCGGAGACGGACTCTCCCACCTCGGCCCCGTGGGTCGGGAGTTCTACCCCACGACGTCGGTCCGGACGCTCTACAGTCCCGACGCGCCGTTCATGGTGAAATCCTCGTTGAACGTGAAGATAACCAACTCTGTTCGAGCGAACAAGCGGCCGGAACTCGAACGCGGCGTTGCCCTCGCAGAACTCCTCGACACCGCGTTTGGCGACGAACTCGCGCGGGAATTCCCGAAGTTCGATATCGTCCGCGACCCCGCGTTCCTCGCTCTCGACGTTCGAGATGGTCGGGAAACGGGTCTCGAAACCGTCCTCCGGGAGAACCCCTTCCGCGGCGAATTTGCAGCGCAGTCCACTCCGGTTGTGGCGCTCTGTCAGGACGCCATCAGTGGCCACTCGCGGCTCGGACGCCTCGTCGCAGCAATCGCAGAGCGTGAGGGCCGGCCACGAGCGGCCGTGTGTGAAGACTGGTTTCAGCGATACCTCGAAGTCGCCATTCGTCCCGTGTTGTGGCTCTACCTCGTGCAGGGCGTCGGCGTCGAAGCCCACCAGCAAAACTCGGTGCTCACGCTCGACGACGCGGGCTATCCGAGCGAATTTCGCTACCGAGACAACCAGGGATTCTACTTCCCCGAATCGAAGTACTCTGAAGTTGCGTCGTACCTGCCGGGCGTCGGCGAGCGCGCAGACACCATCTGCGCGGATGCCATCGCGGACGAGCGACTCCGCTACTACGTCATCTTGAACAACACCTTCGACGTGGTGAACGCCTTCGGCTGTACTGGATTTATCGACGAACAGCCGCTGTTGGCGCTTTTGCGTGAGGAACTCGAACGCGCCCGAGAACGCTACGACCGGGCCAGTTCCGCGTTTCTCGACCCGCTGCTCGACTCGCCGACCGTCCCCTGCAAGGCGAACTTGCTGACCACCTTCCGCGGGTGGGACGAACTGGAGAACGACCTCGAGAATCAGTCCGTCTACACCGACGTGAAAAACCCGCTCGTCACCGACCTCGACCCATGA
- a CDS encoding GNAT family N-acetyltransferase — protein MIRQSKLDDSPYDFQTFDAGIDRTISLRPVTLARDLHRLHAWLGRDHVKPYWQLDLPLAAFRDRLAEKLDDSHLTPYIGCLDHVPMSYWECYWAADDDLTNHYDAAPTDQGVHLLIGPEEYLGKGYSLSLLRAVVAMQFRHAETDRVVAEPDVRNDRVIHVFEACGFEPREEFHFAEAEKEALLMVCERERFESTVLAEAPVSFAEGDRA, from the coding sequence ATGATTCGACAATCCAAACTCGACGATTCACCGTACGACTTCCAGACGTTCGACGCGGGCATCGACCGGACAATTTCGCTCCGCCCGGTGACGCTCGCCCGAGACTTGCATCGTCTGCACGCCTGGCTCGGACGCGACCACGTCAAACCCTACTGGCAACTCGACCTGCCGCTCGCGGCGTTTCGAGACCGCCTCGCGGAGAAACTCGACGACTCCCACCTCACCCCCTACATCGGGTGTCTCGACCACGTTCCGATGAGTTACTGGGAGTGCTACTGGGCGGCCGACGACGACCTGACGAACCACTACGACGCAGCCCCCACAGACCAGGGCGTCCACCTGCTCATCGGCCCCGAAGAGTACCTCGGGAAGGGCTATTCGCTTTCGCTGCTGCGAGCAGTCGTCGCCATGCAGTTTCGCCACGCAGAGACAGACCGCGTCGTCGCCGAACCGGACGTTCGAAACGACCGCGTCATCCACGTCTTCGAGGCGTGCGGCTTCGAACCGCGTGAGGAGTTCCACTTCGCGGAGGCCGAAAAGGAGGCGCTCCTCATGGTCTGTGAGCGCGAGCGGTTCGAATCGACCGTACTCGCCGAGGCCCCCGTCTCGTTCGCGGAAGGTGATCGGGCGTGA
- a CDS encoding diaminobutyrate--2-oxoglutarate transaminase, with protein sequence MSYRGCENGRILAQQAARESNARTYPRHLPLAIREAQGVTVTDMDGNEYYDCLAGAGTLALGHNHPRVREAIERVLAADRPLHTLDISTPTKERFVDSLFESLPDEFASRAKVQFCSPAGTDAVEAALKLVKTATGNRSILAFQGGYHGMTNGALSLMGNTDAKTPISGLMAGVHHLPYPADFRCPFGVGGEAGHRLASTYVENLLSNPESGITDPAGMILEPVQGEGGSIPAPDGWLHEMRRITRERDVPLIVDEIQTGLGRTGATYAFEHADITPDVVTLSKAIGGGLPLAVVVYDESLDVWEPGAHAGTFRGNQLAMAAGEATIDYVLEHDLATRAETLGARLAGQLETTAERFQEIGDVRGRGLMLGVEFVDRDATWTGAGPHAPDGDVAAAVRAECFERGLIVELGGRESATARFLPPLVVTRQQVDDIAAIFEEAVEAVVNENPTPEEAAA encoded by the coding sequence GTGAGTTATCGCGGGTGTGAAAACGGGCGTATCCTCGCCCAGCAGGCCGCTCGCGAGTCAAACGCCCGGACGTATCCTCGCCACTTACCACTCGCCATCCGCGAGGCGCAGGGCGTCACCGTGACCGACATGGACGGGAACGAGTACTACGACTGCCTCGCCGGGGCTGGAACGCTCGCACTCGGCCACAATCACCCGAGGGTCAGGGAAGCCATCGAGCGCGTCCTCGCCGCGGACCGCCCGCTTCACACCCTCGACATCTCGACGCCGACCAAAGAGCGATTCGTCGATTCGTTGTTCGAGAGTCTGCCCGACGAGTTCGCCAGTCGGGCGAAAGTTCAGTTCTGTAGCCCGGCGGGAACCGACGCCGTCGAAGCGGCGCTCAAACTCGTGAAGACGGCGACGGGGAATCGTAGCATCCTCGCCTTCCAGGGGGGGTACCACGGGATGACGAACGGTGCGCTTTCGTTGATGGGCAACACGGACGCCAAAACGCCAATCTCAGGCCTGATGGCAGGCGTCCACCACCTCCCGTACCCTGCCGACTTCCGCTGTCCGTTCGGGGTTGGCGGAGAAGCAGGCCACCGACTTGCGAGTACGTACGTCGAGAACCTTCTTTCAAACCCAGAAAGCGGCATCACGGACCCCGCAGGCATGATCCTCGAACCCGTGCAAGGTGAAGGCGGTTCGATTCCCGCACCGGACGGGTGGCTCCACGAAATGCGTCGCATCACCCGCGAACGGGACGTTCCGCTCATCGTCGACGAGATTCAGACCGGCCTCGGGCGGACGGGTGCGACCTACGCCTTCGAACACGCCGACATCACCCCCGACGTGGTGACGCTCTCGAAAGCTATCGGCGGCGGTCTCCCCCTTGCCGTGGTCGTTTACGACGAGTCGCTCGACGTCTGGGAACCCGGCGCGCACGCCGGTACGTTCCGCGGCAACCAACTCGCGATGGCGGCGGGTGAGGCGACCATCGACTACGTCCTCGAACACGACCTCGCTACCCGCGCCGAGACGCTCGGCGCACGACTCGCTGGCCAACTCGAAACGACCGCCGAACGTTTCCAGGAAATCGGCGACGTTCGCGGGCGGGGGCTCATGCTCGGCGTCGAGTTCGTCGACCGCGACGCGACGTGGACGGGTGCGGGACCGCACGCTCCAGACGGTGACGTTGCCGCGGCCGTCCGCGCCGAGTGCTTCGAGCGCGGCCTCATCGTCGAACTCGGCGGGCGGGAGAGCGCCACCGCGCGATTCCTTCCACCGCTGGTCGTGACTCGCCAGCAGGTTGACGACATCGCAGCCATCTTCGAGGAAGCCGTGGAAGCGGTCGTAAACGAGAACCCGACACCCGAGGAGGCAGCCGCATGA